From Lucilia cuprina isolate Lc7/37 chromosome 4, ASM2204524v1, whole genome shotgun sequence:
TGAGATCTTGTATTGACCCACTCTTGGTAAACTTTCTTCCTGGCTAGCTGCATTTCCAATACAACTAATTCCTTGGGCATTATGGACATTTGTTGCTTGGGTTTTATCTTGAGTGGGTGGTATATGAAAAGATGAGGTCAATTTTGTTAATTGTGGCAAGTGGGTGGTACAACAGTTTGTAACTGTAACACTACTTGTACTTATAGTACTATTACTTTTTTCCGATTTACGTTCCAGGGAGGGAGAATCAATATTAATCTTTGCCACATTGTTgttagcaatatttttgcttagAGActctttgaaattttgtttgtttttctctatttgctgctgctgttgttgttgttgctgctgctgctgccttAACATCATGATTTCATCATTTAAAGCAGTAGTACCCTTCAATTCATTGGCATTTGATGTTGCTGCAACATTTGCCACCAAAGAAGTTGTCATTTGTACTACTTGCTTTATAGGTTGTGATGACTCACTAGACgtctgctgctgctgtttgctAGCGTAAAATGGGCTATATTTAGGAGCTCCATAAACATTTGAACTTGATAGACTTTTTAATAGACCTCTTAGAGGATTGACTGTAGATGTCTCATTCGTTTTCGGTGACGACGAAGTCGCTGTGTCATAACATGACGCAGACATTGTCAATGAGTTGTTTACTAGAGGCTGATTAATTGGTTTGAATGAAGATCTATTAATAACATGATTGCCTTCATTCGAAGGTTTGGGATCAGGTGGCAAGAGAATAGCACTATTTGAGGTACTACGACTGAGAGAAGGCAAATGTTTCATATAACAAGGTATATGTGTTTTACTAGTCGATCTACGCAGATTGTTGTTAAAGGGTGCATGTGTAGTGGAGTTGTTATTAAAGGGAGTTTGACCAACAGTCTGAGGCACATGTGTCATTGAGacacttttatttaaagctGTTACTGGGGCAGCGGCTATTTTAAGAGGTACTTTACTAACGAAGTTTGTTGCATTTGTATTTGTTTCTACCGCATTTGGTGAGGAGGGTTCGTTACATATTAGTTTATAGAGATCTTCTTTTGTTACTGCCTGGCGTACTTTCATGTCCAGATGAGAAAGCGAAGCATTTTTCTGCAATTTGTTAGGTTGTTTGTGTAGTTCCTTTTGAGCCGCTTCCGCCACTGTGGGATCAAATATAGCTAATTTTTTGGCAGTTTGAGCATCTACCTTTAAGGGAGCTCCTGCAGCTCCTACCGTGGAATTGCAAACTTTGTCAAAATTCCATAAAGTACGCTTGGGAGTTTGTCGTTTTTGGTTTTGAGCTAGATTTTCTGTCCAAAAATCATTcaacatttgtttgtttaaagatAAATTGGAGCCACTGAGTGAGGAATTCTTTTCCTCTGTTAATGGTTGATTATCATAATAGAGACTTCTCTGTAAAGCCGGCGAAGATTGTTGCATAGAAGAGTTGCTGTATGGCATATTGGAACTGGAAATACTCCTTTGTAATTTGGGTTTTTGCTGGAATATCGAGGGATATTGTATGCGTGTTTGATTCGCCACATTGGGGGCGATATGAAAGTTAGTAGAAGAGGACTTGGTAAGGCCATTATTATTCCCTACTGTCTCTTGAGTTGGCAACAGAGTTTTGTTTTGGACATCTCCTATGACACTTTGTTGAGAGTTAGATTTACTTAGAGGAGCCTGCCTCTTTTTGAGTTTATCATATAAATCCTCGCACTCTTGAAATTCCTGGTGCAATTTACGATCTAACTCACTGTAGTCGGGtaaacttttcaaatatttattcatcatTTCAATTTCGGCATCATAAAATGAGGCATCCAGTTTTGAGGAGGCTTGGACTGCGGCTGTTTTTTCCTCTAACTTTTTTTGTTGAGCTAATAATTTATCCAAATCGATTTCATTGATTTGATTACTTGGCTTCTCCTGTTGCGCTTTTTTGGGAGAGGAAGATATATGaggtttttgtgtttttgatcCGGAGACTTCGTTTAGTAATTTATGGATATTGCCGCCTGATGACAGTTTCGGTGCCCTGGAGGGTAAGGGAGGTGGTGGCGGCGATGAAGAGGGTGATGATGTTGAGGAAGATAGTGATAAGCTAGAAGCTGGACTAGAGGCGGTAGCTGCCGCCATCATTCTAGGTGGTACCGCTGGTATGGTAATTGGTGTAGATGTACTGCTGCCCGTGGTGTTGTTGGCATTATAAGCCAAGGGATAATGTTTCCTGGGCAAAGGTGGTGTAGATTTTGGACTTACCGGTGGTAGACCTCTATTCTTGCGCAAAGCCAAGGGTGAGGAGATGGGTGATCTTAGGCCCGATTTGGTTTCAGCTTTGCTAGATGTCATAACCGTGGCCATTTGAGGATAGATCATTTGATAGGTTTGCTGAGCATTAGCATCCCTGATAGTTTGCTGCTGTTGTGCCGGTGACTTTTGCATATTTGGCATTGTTACTTGCGGCTGGTTCTCATGTGCGGCAAGATCTTCTATAGTTTCAGCATTGTTTTGCTGCAATTCACTATTATTGTGGTTGATTTCTGTTTTTGGGGCAGTTTcttctatttctattttttgtaatttattttgtttactgcTGCTACTGCTGTTGGTGGTGGCTGTGTTGGAGTTTGTTTCGTTATTTGTGGCACTAGTATCATGTTTATTCATTGGCgttttaatatgtaaaaattatatcttgatttttttttcaatatgatttcactattttttttattttgaggtTTGACCTTagggtttttattatttgtttaggtCTGAGCTGtggtgttttaaataattaagatcTTAAATTTAAGACGCGCGTTTAGTTATGTTTGCAAATCGAAATTatggttattttaaaaataatatatctcAAGCATTCGAATTCCAGATTTCTcaagatttttatatgaaattctaatattttaacataaatattgcaaaaatcttcctacaacatttttaactatattgtaagtttcttgaaatttttttcttgcaacACTTACagaaacaacaatattaatattattgaacGTACAACAAATGATAatacacaatatattttttctttttattcttacaacataaacaaacaaatactaaTGAGAACAATGACAAATGAGACACTTTCAGTGACACCAATTGACAACCACATTAACATTTGAGACAGGCGACCAAGACCACGAAGAAAACATAGAATACGAACCCCAACTTTCATAAGATGTTCCGGTAATTTGCTGTTTTTGGGCAcaatatactttttaattataataattttatcgcCTTCAATTTTCTGTATGGTAATGGGTACTCCAGGCATGGGACGTTGTGGCTTACCAGGTGTTTGAGGCACGGGATGTGCTACTGCCTTAGGTGTTTGTTGTGGACCTGTTAGAATACCTCCCGGATTTGGTTTTGCCGCTATAGTTGCAGATTTTTGAAGTGGTGCAGGTTTTGGTTTAGGTTTAATGGTCGTATGATGTTCAGAGGGTTTGTAGTCTTTACCATCACTGCGTACAATCGATAAATGATACAAGGGTTTATCATCGTCCAGTATACTCTTTTGAGGCACTTGTTTTTTCTCTACCTTGCGCAATACCACACCCAACATGGGTCCTTCATTTTTCTTAACAGTTATATGGGTTCTGGGCGGTGtaaccttttttaaatttactccCAATTTCACTCCCACTGGTGGTGGGGTCTTGGTACGATGAACTTGTTTACCTGTAGGAATCTCTCTATTTATAGTGTCATTGACTATTTCTTGGATTTCTTCCTTAGTGAACTCTTTATCTACTTGGGGATCAGTGTGTAGCACAGGTTCAGGGGCCACTAATGGTGAAGGACCGGGAAATAGTGAAGACAAACTGCTTCTACGTCTTTCCATATTCGGTGCCGAGCTCGTTTTAGCCAAGGGATATAAAGGAGGTGGGGTAGGAGGTAAAACCACGGTAGCAGATGCAGAAGTTTCACTTATAGCACTGGAATTGCTGTTATGACGACTTGTAGTTTTACTTGGATTTAGAGATAATGATACTGAAGAAACACCACCAGCTGCTGAGCCCAAACTACTAATGCTGGATGAATGTACACGTTCGGGTGCAGCGCTACGATCATGAAACAAACGCCGTTCATCTAGTAAAGAATCCGAACGTCTTTCTCGTGAATTATCACGATCTCTACGTTGTTTTCGCATTAACTCAATAGAGTCAATTAGCAATTGATTCTTTTCTCCGGCCTCTTGTAGAGAATTATTTGAAGAGGCTTGGGAGGAAGTAGCACCACCTTTGGGAGAAATTGAACCATCAGAGTTTTGCAGCAACAGAGCATTTGCTGACACAGTTAATTGATTATTCGAACGTTTGTTATCAGCCGTATTCGTTGTCTGAAGCGAGAGAAAATGTTCCTCCATACCGTCGTCTAGTATAGAGGGTAATGATGTTATGCGATCTCTGGGTGCCGGAGATGATGGTAATAATTTTACCTTTGCATCTAATTTGGTCTCTCCAGGACTGGGTGAACGTGAGACCTGATAAGATTGATTAGCACTATTAGTATTGCTATCAACATAATCCATAACGATTTCTGGAGTTTTGGgcattttagaaatatttgttgttgcatttattAATGGTGTTGTTGGTGCAGAGACTATTGAATCGGCAtgattgaaattaaaactgCTGCCGCTGGTTTTTGGTAATGGTGTGGCTGGGGCACTTGCCACTAGAACTGGTTCGCTGACTTTTGTTAGGgcgtttttaatttctaaagctGCAGCAGCACGTACAGCTGCCAACTCTGTAGCAGTCATTTGTTTAACACTCAGACGACGTTTTTCATCATAAATGTGTATTTGAGTGCTGCTGCCACTAGCACTGCCTCCCCCGTTGCTGTTAGGCGTCGACCCAAGGTCAGGACAACCCATAGCGATCAATTCGCTAAATTCGTTGGtggacatttttattttttcaactaaTAAGACTTTATTCTCTTGTTACTTTTTGTTTGgtgaattttttaagaaaaatcttatattggtattaaatttgtttgtacgTTCAaggtttttctatatatatatatatttttaattttgatttatatttgtaataaattcaaaaaattaaatattgtagGTTGTTgcctgatatttttttattaatttatttaattttgaactGTTTTTagtgttgttttcatttattaatatttatttttaacttataattattttttttctttaaaatcaaatGATTATTCAATCActtggcaatttgttttttttttttatatatttgttaatttattttatttctttagttttcctTGCAATGCGTTTGCTTTTCTTTACAGCTTTTGATAAACTAAAGGTGTTTCTTAAtgagttttctaaaaaataatttttgttaattttttttttcgcaaaataacaaaatttatctaaaaattatcTACGCATGACAgacgtttaattttttttgcatgtcAAGTAATTCAAtgtcaatgttttttaaaaatttttgctgttacttttttttagctttgaacattttttttcgatttttttttcttggcaAAAGATCATTTAGCTATTGGTGTAGTTTTCGTTGTTGTcgttaatgttattaatttgttatttgtaaATACTAGATTTATATCTTCtgaaatacatatttctaaacAATTTGTTGAAATCTATTTTGCTTTGCTAAACAGGGCGCCATTAATAAGTCTATACTAAAAATTTCTAGTAATAAGGTCAAAGAAATGAATAAGATTATTGCCGATCGATTGGTTaagagattttcttttaaaatgttgcagAAACAAGTGTTGTAGAAACAAATGTTGCAAGCTATGTAAACGTACTTACAAGAAAACAATAGTactttaattttgaaaagaaaccaataaatttagaaatttagtCAAtcatacaattatttgtaattaaaattagttaTGGAAGCCTGCAACATGTTGCAAAACAAATTTGATTATATAAATACCTGATAATTTAGTATGTTATGCAAAATTTCTAACCtagttttactaaaaataaattaatatttaacacaaaaaacattaaatcactctagttgttgctgttgttgtctaGCACATActaaattgcatttaaatttcctttaaaacaatGTTGCAAATTAAGTGGGCTAAAATCgaagaaatacaatttatttattttaatgtttttttaaataaacttttttataaagaaaaacaaatacatttaatttcatattaaaataaatatgtatacatatgtacatatacagctgttttctttaaacaaaaaactacagcTGGATTTTttgccaacaaaaaaaatcaataattttatgaagatcataaacatttttcctaaatatatataaatgaaaacagcacataaaaataaataataataaatagaataaaaaaaaaataaacacacacgataggaaaaaaattattttgaacgTCActcttttgaacaaaattttcttgtttttttttcgctttttgcacaatgtatatttaaataaatgtttgttgaaCACAATTATAAGTAGAGGAAAAAAAGATCAACAGGCGGTGATAGATTTTGCgaaattcagttttatttttaaaaattttaaatatgcgGTATTTTAATGCacatctttttttcttttcttttaaaaaataaataggttgttctaaaattttaaatttattttattagagacacaaagaaaatgtttttttttttaattggagcaaatatttgggattttttaattttttataaaatgagtacatatttattaaaattttaatttatattttgtagttatgatgattttaatccttttttattaaaatatcactAAGGAGGTtttgttatttctataaaattttgtattactgtccggaaaaaatttttagttccACAACTAGTTACAATAAACAAAGAATATCATTTGAATAtcaaataagtataaaaaatatataaatgaaatccATTAAAATAAATGACCCTTTATAGCCAATgaaaatgatatttttgttcGAAACCAAACTCGAAGGTAAGGGTATCTCAAAAGAAGCCTAGAAAAACGGCGGAAATGAAAAGGAGCCACCATATTACGCTAAAGTTGCAGGAAGAAGACACCAGGACAATTTCTGCTATGTAGTTTACGACGCCGAGAATTCGGTAGACAAAACCCAGCAAAGTAGAAGATCTGGTACAAAAAATAGAGAGCGTGTGCTGGAAGTTCAGCTTACCGACGTTCCTTCTCCCTGGGACGGCGGTAAGTTTGGACTAGCAATGAAGAACGATCTTCCGGTACCCTTAAAGTCTAGTGTCtacttaaaataaactttttaatgaacgtatactggaaattctgAGATGAACTGGCCGTGGAAAATGGAATATCTTTTATAAGAAAGAACTCTATTGTAGAAGGTATCGACGAGAATTCCATGGCTAGTCAGGCCGATAATAAAGGTAGGCCTTAGttcgcctctaaagctgtcTTATTCAGATGTGGGAACGTGTTGATTGGAAaggctgttacaacaagcctaAGAAAATAACATCAGTTGCCACAACTGAAAAAGTTAAGAAGTCCTAAAATCCTAAAAGCGATGCAGTTACCAGTAAACTGCTTTTCCAAAATTTGGAAGGCGACGAATGAAAGGGTTGTCAACAAGGACACTAAAACAAGAGACCGtacttaaaatttcattaaaaggtACAGGTAATGTTGAGGAACCAAATACTAAAAGTGGAGGAAATGACTCACTCGTcagaagacagaacagcagtGCTTTTAAAAATTGGGAAGGTGTCGACTAAAAAGACTGCCTATGCCAGATAAGGACACCAGTTCAGGCTAGCCAGAGAGTCAAATCCCAAGAGCTAGAAGATAAAAACCAATTTGCTGGAAGACAGTATAATGAATGGTCATTATTGAGGTTATCTAGAATTAATACAGGGTATTTTTACTCTAAGTACTTTATTACAGTTTTCCTAAGGGATGTGATATTAGAATCATTTCATCATTTATAcgagtttaaattttgtaatttttctattattatttatagatTTAATGTATATTAATAGTTGTAACCagttgtggattttttttttgtaataatttctatttgtttttatttaataaatatttctttttaaattcagaatttttttctaatatataaatattaaatatttcaaattatttatttatttttttttttttagtttgaacaagaattattaaatgatttattgacGCTGTTTTAAATGACCTTTGGTTGTCTATTTtcgcaattgtttttttttttttttattttcaattgatttgatttccaaaaatatattaatatgtattttcaattttcattacaaaaagaattttaatttttattccaattttattatttttaaaattacttgttttgaagaacattatttttaattaaaattttcactatatcgattttttttgtttatttttctcgagcgtttttttttttctctagtagtgttgttgtttttgattttaaaaatagttttgtatataaattaaaaataactttggCTCATGATCATCATGATTTTTATGCGAAGAGCAACTTCATTATGACCATTATCATTAGCATTGTGTTGATCATAATAATCTTTGTTGTGGAAGGAAgatgtttatgtttatgtttttgctcTCCAACttagttttcttttgtaaatattcCAGAAATCACACTCACAACACTTTATCATATTTATTTGATTgggaaattttttgatttttttatttagttattttcagacgttttttagttaataaaaaaatgcaaatctttgcttttatatgtgtttttttttatttagttttaacaacaattttgtttgttttattgaatttttttatataaattattttttatgctaCGGTAGGGGGCGACTATTTGgcaacactttttttgttatttttttttttttttaagaaaacgaagacgaaacaaaataaatacgtAAATTAAAATAGAGTGTTTTGTAGTAGTGAAATGtaccaaaaatatgttttttattctaatttatttttttagtttctttaagtAATTTCTCAAgacactttaattttttttatttcaattttattctaGGGTTGGCAAAAATCAAATATAAcgtaaaaattgaaattgtttgaatttcgtttttttttactttgtcgtttcgttttttatttatttcaa
This genomic window contains:
- the LOC111676109 gene encoding bromodomain-containing protein DDB_G0280777 isoform X3, with amino-acid sequence MSTNEFSELIAMGCPDLGSTPNSNGGGSASGSSTQIHIYDEKRRLSVKQMTATELAAVRAAAALEIKNALTKVSEPVLVASAPATPLPKTSGSSFNFNHADSIVSAPTTPLINATTNISKMPKTPEIVMDYVDSNTNSANQSYQVSRSPSPGETKLDAKVKLLPSSPAPRDRITSLPSILDDGMEEHFLSLQTTNTADNKRSNNQLTVSANALLLQNSDGSISPKGGATSSQASSNNSLQEAGEKNQLLIDSIELMRKQRRDRDNSRERRSDSLLDERRLFHDRSAAPERVHSSSISSLGSAAGGVSSVSLSLNPSKTTSRHNSNSSAISETSASATVVLPPTPPPLYPLAKTSSAPNMERRRSSLSSLFPGPSPLVAPEPVLHTDPQVDKEFTKEEIQEIVNDTINREIPTGKQVHRTKTPPPVGVKLGVNLKKVTPPRTHITVKKNEGPMLGVVLRKVEKKQVPQKSILDDDKPLYHLSIVRSDGKDYKPSEHHTTIKPKPKPAPLQKSATIAAKPNPGGILTGPQQTPKAVAHPVPQTPGKPQRPMPGVPITIQKIEGDKIIIIKKYIVPKNSKLPEHLMKVGQNNAETIEDLAAHENQPQVTMPNMQKSPAQQQQTIRDANAQQTYQMIYPQMATVMTSSKAETKSGLRSPISSPLALRKNRGLPPVSPKSTPPLPRKHYPLAYNANNTTGSSTSTPITIPAVPPRMMAAATASSPASSLSLSSSTSSPSSSPPPPPLPSRAPKLSSGGNIHKLLNEVSGSKTQKPHISSSPKKAQQEKPSNQINEIDLDKLLAQQKKLEEKTAAVQASSKLDASFYDAEIEMMNKYLKSLPDYSELDRKLHQEFQECEDLYDKLKKRQAPLSKSNSQQSVIGDVQNKTLLPTQETVGNNNGLTKSSSTNFHIAPNVANQTRIQYPSIFQQKPKLQRSISSSNMPYSNSSMQQSSPALQRSLYYDNQPLTEEKNSSLSGSNLSLNKQMLNDFWTENLAQNQKRQTPKRTLWNFDKVCNSTVGAAGAPLKVDAQTAKKLAIFDPTVAEAAQKELHKQPNKLQKNASLSHLDMKVRQAVTKEDLYKLICNEPSSPNAVETNTNATNFVSKVPLKIAAAPVTALNKSVSMTHVPQTVGQTPFNNNSTTHAPFNNNLRRSTSKTHIPCYMKHLPSLSRSTSNSAILLPPDPKPSNEGNHVINRSSFKPINQPLVNNSLTMSASCYDTATSSSPKTNETSTVNPLRGLLKSLSSSNVYGAPKYSPFYASKQQQQTSSESSQPIKQVVQMTTSLVANVAATSNANELKGTTALNDEIMMLRQQQQQQQQQQQQIEKNKQNFKESLSKNIANNNVAKINIDSPSLERKSEKSNSTISTSSVTVTNCCTTHLPQLTKLTSSFHIPPTQDKTQATNVHNAQGISCIGNAASQEESLPRVGQYKISKTQSAANLEMSKRQKDADNKIEKCFNDIMKKSQNVTTSSATTSALTTTATTTNTISSVSAAMSTPTIAHNLNAEKVNVKQEPINNDNANSSLSNLQSAAPTNHKVSENLTSQPLTSTTTSGNTNKNLSQIPVATTNLTQLPTKKNYPIGKSNSTSQIPMASYQRPQLLQTIPQQHVAETNNMASAQLSYPQQKKTFLNWTSFACNTNDPNYQQPPRLQQSGSVNNVARKMQHFQPIQPQSTLSTFKPEFLQKNTNKENKLQTQQLQQQQQLYNNQQQCLVSQQQQQQQPSAFVYQPRTKNPLSHSASFSAVQKPIALQMHLGQLPVMEQQSKPQYMINNFGNMMPQHHARQPQQERKILQTFDPFYTNKSMEQKFYQHKPNQQNTQTNIAAAAAGGAGFNRYQQQFVPILQHQPQQNKQHNPLMQSASASALNFYQSQQAQQQMNNTTQVFHQPLMYQQHVSQHQQQQPQQTQHPLQQSNSMILNHTKTNNQMSKSALGLHYIETAKPVIQDDADGHLIYHSGDILHHRYKIMATLGEGTFGRVVKVKDMERDFCMALKIIKNVEKYREAAKLEINALEKIAQKDPNCEHLCVKMIDWFDYHGHMCIAFEMLGLSVFDFLRENNYEPYPLEQVRHMAYQLCYSVKFLHDNRLTHTDLKPENILFVDSEYNTHYNHKINREVRRVKNTDVRLIDFGSATFDHEHHSTIVSTRHYRAPEVILELGWSQPCDVWSIGCILFELYLGITLFQTHDNREHLAMMERILGQIPYRMARNHVLYSKTKTKYFYHGKLDWDEKSSAGRYVRDHCKPLFRYQMSDSEDHCELFDLIKKMLEYEPSQRVTLGEALRHPFFDKLPPHQRVGDPASKVMQPASSGSSSRERSHSLSR
- the LOC111676109 gene encoding probable dual specificity protein kinase madd-3 isoform X1; amino-acid sequence: MSTNEFSELIAMGCPDLGSTPNSNGGGSASGSSTQIHIYDEKRRLSVKQMTATELAAVRAAAALEIKNALTKVSEPVLVASAPATPLPKTSGSSFNFNHADSIVSAPTTPLINATTNISKMPKTPEIVMDYVDSNTNSANQSYQVSRSPSPGETKLDAKVKLLPSSPAPRDRITSLPSILDDGMEEHFLSLQTTNTADNKRSNNQLTVSANALLLQNSDGSISPKGGATSSQASSNNSLQEAGEKNQLLIDSIELMRKQRRDRDNSRERRSDSLLDERRLFHDRSAAPERVHSSSISSLGSAAGGVSSVSLSLNPSKTTSRHNSNSSAISETSASATVVLPPTPPPLYPLAKTSSAPNMERRRSSLSSLFPGPSPLVAPEPVLHTDPQVDKEFTKEEIQEIVNDTINREIPTGKQVHRTKTPPPVGVKLGVNLKKVTPPRTHITVKKNEGPMLGVVLRKVEKKQVPQKSILDDDKPLYHLSIVRSDGKDYKPSEHHTTIKPKPKPAPLQKSATIAAKPNPGGILTGPQQTPKAVAHPVPQTPGKPQRPMPGVPITIQKIEGDKIIIIKKYIVPKNSKLPEHLMKVGTAKPVIQDDADGHLIYHSGDILHHRYKIMATLGEGTFGRVVKVKDMERDFCMALKIIKNVEKYREAAKLEINALEKIAQKDPNCEHLCVKMIDWFDYHGHMCIAFEMLGLSVFDFLRENNYEPYPLEQVRHMAYQLCYSVKFLHDNRLTHTDLKPENILFVDSEYNTHYNHKINREVRRVKNTDVRLIDFGSATFDHEHHSTIVSTRHYRAPEVILELGWSQPCDVWSIGCILFELYLGITLFQTHDNREHLAMMERILGQIPYRMARNHVLYSKTKTKYFYHGKLDWDEKSSAGRYVRDHCKPLFRYQMSDSEDHCELFDLIKKMLEYEPSQRVTLGEALRHPFFDKLPPHQRVGDPASKVMQPASSGSSSRERSHSLSR